From the Primulina tabacum isolate GXHZ01 chromosome 15, ASM2559414v2, whole genome shotgun sequence genome, one window contains:
- the LOC142526349 gene encoding uncharacterized protein LOC142526349: MAAAYSNLAGCIACVPKVPTTAHFSTFLFRSRTCGFDGISISTSRCQAKFEELQENITDDDLQKLLIQEPSDAEEEDDRIFVKSPSTFIINEHRHLEDKYKRRRKDSSVESIGKWKKDSLFIDRRDSIFIDKRGKLRSFNHKKVSRKKGGSLRGQGWKFGSGFVNGIFPVLSPIAQQILDFVQKDISIDRIWSSLGNLPPTNTTWDDLINVVVRLRLRKKWDPIISICEWLTRRSPFKPDVICYNLLIEAYGQKLHFKKAESTYAELLEARCIPTEDTYALLLKVYGKCGFFEHAEAVFVEMQKNGLPPGTIAYNSYIDGLVKGNNSQQAITIFQRMKRENCELSPETYTMMINLYGKENKSYMALEVFGEMRSKKCEPNICTYTALVNALARDGLCEKAEEIFEQLQEAGHDPDVYAYNALMEAYSRAGFPFGAAEIFALIHQMGCEPDRASYNIMVDAYGRAGLHGGAQAVFDEMIRLEIAPTMKSFTLLLSSYSRMGNSSKCEEIVKHMHKFGLAPDTFILNTMLNLYGRLGHFEKMEQVLSAMENGACRLDISTYNILINIYGRAGFLQKMEELFMSLSYKNLRPDVVTWTSRLGAYSRMKQYTRCVEIFEEMIDSGCYPDGGTAKVLLSSCSGEDQIEQVTAVIRNMHKADNKMA, from the exons ATGGCCGCCGCCTATTCAAACCTTGCTGGTTGCATTGCTTGTGTTCCCAAAGTTCCCACCACCGCCCATTTTTCTACTTTTCTGTTTCGTTCAAGAACTTGTGGGTTCGATGGGATTTCGATTTCCACTTCAAGATGTCAAGCCAAGTTCGAGGAACTCCAAGAAAATATCACGGATGATGACCTACAGAAACTGTTGATTCAAGAACCCAGTGACGCAGAGGAAGAAGATGACAG GATCTTTGTCAAAAGCCCTTCAACTTTTATTATAAATGAACATAGACACCTTGAAGATAAATACAAGCGGAGGAGAAAAGATAGCAGTGTTGAATCTATCGGGAAATGGAAAAAGGACAGCCTTTTCATTGACCGACGTGATAGCATTTTCATTGACAAACGTGGGAAACTGAGAAGCTTCAATCATAAAAAAGTTTCGAGAAAGAAAG GTGGTTCTTTGAGGGGCCAAGGATGGAAGTTTGGATCTGGATTCGTTAATGGAATTTTCCCTGTGCTAAGCCCCATTGCCCAGCAGATTCTCGACTTTGTTCAAAAGGACATAAGCATAGATAGAATTTGGTCTTCCTTAGGAAATTTGCCTCCTACTAACACCACTTGGGATGACTTAATCAACGTGGTGGTCAGACTTCGTCTCAGAAAAAAATGGGATCCAATCATATCG ATTTGCGAATGGTTAACACGCAGGAGCCCTTTCAAGCCTGATGTAATTTGCTATAATCTACTTATCGAGGCTTATGgacaaaaattacattttaaaaaggCAGAATCCACCTATGCTGAACTCCTTGAAGCTCGATGCATCCCTACAGAGGATACTTATGCACTTCTTTTAAAAGTGTACGGTAAATGTGGGTTCTTTGAGCATGCTGAAGCTGTCTTTGTTGAGATGCAAAAAAATGGTCTTCCTCCAG GTACCATtgcatataattcatatattgaTGGGCTTGTAAAAGGAAACAATTCTCAGCAAGCTATTACTATTTTCCAGAGGATGAAAAGAGAGAATTGTGAACTTTCTCCTGAGACTTACACAATGATGATCAACTTATATGGAAAG GAAAATAAATCCTACATGGCCTTGGAGGTATTTGGTGAGATGAGGAGTAAAAAGTGTGAACCTAATATTTGCACTTATACTGCTTTGGTAAATGCATTAGCAAGAGATGGACTTTGTGAAAAGGCAGAAGAGATCTTTGAACAACTGCAAGAAGCAGGTCATGACCCTGATGTATATGCATACAACGCCCTCATGGAAGCTTACAG TCGTGCAGGTTTTCCCTTTGGTGCTGCAGAAATTTTTGCGCTTATCCATCAAATGGGATGTGAACCAGATAGAGCCTCATACAATATAATGGTTGACGCTTATGGGAGAGCAGGTCTTCATGGAG gTGCACAAGCTGTCTTTGATGAAATGATTCGCCTCGAAATAGCACCTACCATGAAATCCTTCACATTGCTTTTATCATCCTACTCAAGAATGGGCAACTCATCCAAATGTGAAGAAATTGTTAAACATATGCACAAGTTTGGGCTCGCGCCAGATACTTTTATCCTCAACACGATGCTGAATCTATACGGCCGGCTAGGTCATTTTGAGAAAATGGAACAGGTATTGAGTGCGATGGAGAATGGAGCATGCAGACTTGATATCAGCACTTACAACATCTTGATCAACATATATGGACGGGCTGGGTTTCTTCAGAAAATGGAAGAGCTTTTTATGTCACTTTCCTATAAGAACTTGAGGCCAGACGTCGTGACCTGGACATCTAGACTCGGTGCTTACTCTAGAATGAAACAGTACACTAGGTGTgtagaaatttttgaagaaatgaTTGACAGTGGTTGTTATCCCGATGGGGGAACCGCAAAAGTTCTTCTGTCTTCTTGTTCTGGGGAAGATCAGATTGAGCAAGTGACTGCTGTTATTAGAAACATGCATAAAGCAGATAACAAGATGGCATAG